The following are encoded together in the Monodelphis domestica isolate mMonDom1 chromosome 5, mMonDom1.pri, whole genome shotgun sequence genome:
- the REPIN1 gene encoding replication initiator 1 isoform X2, whose product MGLAGVRLGLLLGGEAAPVSPYMDGRRAYKHTDREASLHSGKDRRYLSPGRSRFIRKRGWKENRLFLRSQGSPGEEPCGSGGQLSAGGSRVLRNTTGQGPLLERRCRRPLAMGPSRARLFPGSFQESLQRSGKDIRRIKLEGAVAGSPGGLFQGGAYRCARCGRHFPVWAALRHHTRRRHGRPPLPCPECGRRFHHAPFLALHQLAHSAATAVSPDTSFFCQVCGQSFKSWAALAMHGQAHASSARAVACPKCEKRFSRASQLRAHLRKNHPPAPPPRRFICSGCGQSFAQWAELVAHKQIHVAEAQASEKALAPRPRGRPALTAAQPGGDAADRPFQCAWCGKCFRHKPNLIAHRRVHTGERPHQCPECGKRFTNKPYLTSHRRIHTGEKPYPCTECGRRFRHKPNLLSHGKIHRRPQGSMEATSSHGSFQLPSQLLEAQQDQATDFQQDQAIDPQQDQAMNLQQDQALDSQQDQAMNPQQDQALDSEQDHILDPQQDQGMNLLQDREMDPAAPYGYDECGRTFRHRRSLRAQQQLHPGERPFICSECGKNFSKKTHLVAHIRIHSGERPYACMECGRRFSQGSHLAAHRRDHAPERPFICPDCGKSFRHKPYLAAHRRIHTGERPYACPDCGKAFSQKSNLVSHRRIHTGERPYACPDCDRRFSQKSNLITHRRSHSREGPFICATCGESFSHEQKLLTHQKKHVA is encoded by the exons ATGGGCTTGGCGGGGGTGAGGCTGGGCCTGCTGCTGGGCGGGGAAGCGGCGCCGGTTTCCCCGTACATGGATGGGAGGCGTGCATACAAGCATACGGACCGGGAG GCATCCCTTCATTCTGGAAAGGATCGGAGATACCTCTCTCCAGGGAGAAGTAGGTTTATTCGGAAACGAGGCTGGAAAGAGAATCGCCTGTTCCTGCGTTCCCAGG GGTCTCCAGGGGAGGAGCCATGTGGCAGTGGAGGGCAGCTTTCTGCTGGTGGGAGCAGAGTCCTTCGAAACACCACAG GGCAAGGACCTCTGCTGGAGCGTCGCTGCAGGAGACCCCTGGCTATGGGCCCATCCCGGGCTCGGCTCTTCCCTGGATCTTTTCAGGAGTCACTCCAAAGGTCGGGGAAGGATATTCGTAGGATTAAATTAGAAGGGGCTGTGGCAGGTAGTCCCGGGGGCCTTTTCCAGGGTGGTGCCTACCGCTGTGCTCGATGTGGGAGGCACTTCCCTGTATGGGCAGCCTTGCGGCATCATACTCGTCGCCGCCATGGCCGCCCTCCTCTGCCCTGCCCTGAGTGTGGGCGCCGATTTCACCATGCTCCTTTCTTGGCCTTACATCAACTGGCCCATTCAGCTGCCACAGCTGTATCTCCTGACACAAGCTTCTTTTGCCAAGTCTGTGGGCAGAGTTTCAAGAGTTGGGCAGCCCTTGCAATGCATGGCCAGGCTCATGCCTCATCTGCCCGAGCAGTTGCTTGCCCCAAGTGTGAGAAGCGCTTCAGCCGAGCCTCCCAGCTGCGGGCACATCTCAGAAAGAATCACCCACCTGCCCCACCACCTCGACGTTTCATCTGCAGTGGCTGTGGCCAGAGTTTTGCACAGTGGGCTGAGCTGGTTGCCCACAAGCAGATCCATGTGGCTGAAGCACAGGCATCAGAAAAAGCTCTTGCACCTCGGCCCCGGGGCCGCCCAGCACTTACAGCTGCCCAGCCGGGTGGTGATGCTGCTGACCGACCCTTCCAGTGTGCATGGTGTGGCAAATGTTTCCGTCACAAGCCCAACCTGATTGCTCACCGCCGAGTGCATACAGGTGAGCGACCCCACCAGTGTCCTGAGTGTGGGAAACGTTTCACTAATAAGCCCTACCTGACCTCTCACCGGCGTAtccatactggtgagaagccttatCCATGCACTGAATGTGGGCGTCGTTTCCGTCACAAACCCAATCTTTTATCTCATGGCAAGATTCACCGGCGCCCTCAGGGTTCTATGGAGGCCACCAGTAGCCATGGGAGTTTCCAGCTTCCATCTCAGCTGTTGGAGGCTCAGCAAGACCAAGCCACAGACTTCCAACAGGACCAGGCCATAGATCCTCAGCAGGACCAGGCCATGAACCTTCAGCAAGACCAAGCCCTGGACTCCCAGCAGGATCAGGCCATGAACCCTCAGCAAGATCAGGCCCTGGACTCAGAGCAAGACCATATCTTGGATCCCCAACAGGACCAGGGAATGAACCTTCTGCAAGACCGAGAAATGGATCCTGCTGCACCCTATGGCTATGATGAGTGTGGCCGAACTTTCCGGCACCGACGGTCTCTTCGAGCTCAGCAGCAACTACATCCTGGGGAACGTCCTTTCATCTGCAGTGAATGTGGAAAGAACTTCAGTAAGAAGACCCATTTGGTGGCCCACATCCGTATCCACTCAGGTGAGCGGCCCTATGCCTGCATGGAATGTGGACGCCGCTTCTCACAAGGAAGCCACTTGGCAGCCCACCGTCGTGACCATGCCCCAGAGCGACCCTTCATTTGCCCTGACTGTGGCAAGTCCTTTAGACACAAGCCCTACCTGGCTGCCCACCGCCGTATCCACACAGGCGAGAGGCCCTATGCCTGTCCTGATTGTGGCAAGGCCTTCAGTCAGAAATCCAACCTTGTGTCTCACCGGCGCATCCACACAGGTGAACGACCTTATGCTTGCCCTGATTGTGACAGGCGGTTCAGTCAGAAATCCAACCTCATCACACACCGCAGGAGCCATAGTCGAGAGGGGCCATTCATTTGTGCCACCTGTGGTGAAAGTTTCAGTCATGAGCAAAAGCTCCTGACCCATCAGAAAAAGCATGTGGCCTGA
- the REPIN1 gene encoding replication initiator 1 isoform X1 has product MGLAGVRLGLLLGGEAAPVSPYMDGRRAYKHTDREASLHSGKDRRYLSPGRSRFIRKRGWKENRLFLRSQGSPGEEPCGSGGQLSAGGSRVLRNTTAGQGPLLERRCRRPLAMGPSRARLFPGSFQESLQRSGKDIRRIKLEGAVAGSPGGLFQGGAYRCARCGRHFPVWAALRHHTRRRHGRPPLPCPECGRRFHHAPFLALHQLAHSAATAVSPDTSFFCQVCGQSFKSWAALAMHGQAHASSARAVACPKCEKRFSRASQLRAHLRKNHPPAPPPRRFICSGCGQSFAQWAELVAHKQIHVAEAQASEKALAPRPRGRPALTAAQPGGDAADRPFQCAWCGKCFRHKPNLIAHRRVHTGERPHQCPECGKRFTNKPYLTSHRRIHTGEKPYPCTECGRRFRHKPNLLSHGKIHRRPQGSMEATSSHGSFQLPSQLLEAQQDQATDFQQDQAIDPQQDQAMNLQQDQALDSQQDQAMNPQQDQALDSEQDHILDPQQDQGMNLLQDREMDPAAPYGYDECGRTFRHRRSLRAQQQLHPGERPFICSECGKNFSKKTHLVAHIRIHSGERPYACMECGRRFSQGSHLAAHRRDHAPERPFICPDCGKSFRHKPYLAAHRRIHTGERPYACPDCGKAFSQKSNLVSHRRIHTGERPYACPDCDRRFSQKSNLITHRRSHSREGPFICATCGESFSHEQKLLTHQKKHVA; this is encoded by the exons ATGGGCTTGGCGGGGGTGAGGCTGGGCCTGCTGCTGGGCGGGGAAGCGGCGCCGGTTTCCCCGTACATGGATGGGAGGCGTGCATACAAGCATACGGACCGGGAG GCATCCCTTCATTCTGGAAAGGATCGGAGATACCTCTCTCCAGGGAGAAGTAGGTTTATTCGGAAACGAGGCTGGAAAGAGAATCGCCTGTTCCTGCGTTCCCAGG GGTCTCCAGGGGAGGAGCCATGTGGCAGTGGAGGGCAGCTTTCTGCTGGTGGGAGCAGAGTCCTTCGAAACACCACAG CAGGGCAAGGACCTCTGCTGGAGCGTCGCTGCAGGAGACCCCTGGCTATGGGCCCATCCCGGGCTCGGCTCTTCCCTGGATCTTTTCAGGAGTCACTCCAAAGGTCGGGGAAGGATATTCGTAGGATTAAATTAGAAGGGGCTGTGGCAGGTAGTCCCGGGGGCCTTTTCCAGGGTGGTGCCTACCGCTGTGCTCGATGTGGGAGGCACTTCCCTGTATGGGCAGCCTTGCGGCATCATACTCGTCGCCGCCATGGCCGCCCTCCTCTGCCCTGCCCTGAGTGTGGGCGCCGATTTCACCATGCTCCTTTCTTGGCCTTACATCAACTGGCCCATTCAGCTGCCACAGCTGTATCTCCTGACACAAGCTTCTTTTGCCAAGTCTGTGGGCAGAGTTTCAAGAGTTGGGCAGCCCTTGCAATGCATGGCCAGGCTCATGCCTCATCTGCCCGAGCAGTTGCTTGCCCCAAGTGTGAGAAGCGCTTCAGCCGAGCCTCCCAGCTGCGGGCACATCTCAGAAAGAATCACCCACCTGCCCCACCACCTCGACGTTTCATCTGCAGTGGCTGTGGCCAGAGTTTTGCACAGTGGGCTGAGCTGGTTGCCCACAAGCAGATCCATGTGGCTGAAGCACAGGCATCAGAAAAAGCTCTTGCACCTCGGCCCCGGGGCCGCCCAGCACTTACAGCTGCCCAGCCGGGTGGTGATGCTGCTGACCGACCCTTCCAGTGTGCATGGTGTGGCAAATGTTTCCGTCACAAGCCCAACCTGATTGCTCACCGCCGAGTGCATACAGGTGAGCGACCCCACCAGTGTCCTGAGTGTGGGAAACGTTTCACTAATAAGCCCTACCTGACCTCTCACCGGCGTAtccatactggtgagaagccttatCCATGCACTGAATGTGGGCGTCGTTTCCGTCACAAACCCAATCTTTTATCTCATGGCAAGATTCACCGGCGCCCTCAGGGTTCTATGGAGGCCACCAGTAGCCATGGGAGTTTCCAGCTTCCATCTCAGCTGTTGGAGGCTCAGCAAGACCAAGCCACAGACTTCCAACAGGACCAGGCCATAGATCCTCAGCAGGACCAGGCCATGAACCTTCAGCAAGACCAAGCCCTGGACTCCCAGCAGGATCAGGCCATGAACCCTCAGCAAGATCAGGCCCTGGACTCAGAGCAAGACCATATCTTGGATCCCCAACAGGACCAGGGAATGAACCTTCTGCAAGACCGAGAAATGGATCCTGCTGCACCCTATGGCTATGATGAGTGTGGCCGAACTTTCCGGCACCGACGGTCTCTTCGAGCTCAGCAGCAACTACATCCTGGGGAACGTCCTTTCATCTGCAGTGAATGTGGAAAGAACTTCAGTAAGAAGACCCATTTGGTGGCCCACATCCGTATCCACTCAGGTGAGCGGCCCTATGCCTGCATGGAATGTGGACGCCGCTTCTCACAAGGAAGCCACTTGGCAGCCCACCGTCGTGACCATGCCCCAGAGCGACCCTTCATTTGCCCTGACTGTGGCAAGTCCTTTAGACACAAGCCCTACCTGGCTGCCCACCGCCGTATCCACACAGGCGAGAGGCCCTATGCCTGTCCTGATTGTGGCAAGGCCTTCAGTCAGAAATCCAACCTTGTGTCTCACCGGCGCATCCACACAGGTGAACGACCTTATGCTTGCCCTGATTGTGACAGGCGGTTCAGTCAGAAATCCAACCTCATCACACACCGCAGGAGCCATAGTCGAGAGGGGCCATTCATTTGTGCCACCTGTGGTGAAAGTTTCAGTCATGAGCAAAAGCTCCTGACCCATCAGAAAAAGCATGTGGCCTGA
- the REPIN1 gene encoding replication initiator 1 isoform X3 — MGPSRARLFPGSFQESLQRSGKDIRRIKLEGAVAGSPGGLFQGGAYRCARCGRHFPVWAALRHHTRRRHGRPPLPCPECGRRFHHAPFLALHQLAHSAATAVSPDTSFFCQVCGQSFKSWAALAMHGQAHASSARAVACPKCEKRFSRASQLRAHLRKNHPPAPPPRRFICSGCGQSFAQWAELVAHKQIHVAEAQASEKALAPRPRGRPALTAAQPGGDAADRPFQCAWCGKCFRHKPNLIAHRRVHTGERPHQCPECGKRFTNKPYLTSHRRIHTGEKPYPCTECGRRFRHKPNLLSHGKIHRRPQGSMEATSSHGSFQLPSQLLEAQQDQATDFQQDQAIDPQQDQAMNLQQDQALDSQQDQAMNPQQDQALDSEQDHILDPQQDQGMNLLQDREMDPAAPYGYDECGRTFRHRRSLRAQQQLHPGERPFICSECGKNFSKKTHLVAHIRIHSGERPYACMECGRRFSQGSHLAAHRRDHAPERPFICPDCGKSFRHKPYLAAHRRIHTGERPYACPDCGKAFSQKSNLVSHRRIHTGERPYACPDCDRRFSQKSNLITHRRSHSREGPFICATCGESFSHEQKLLTHQKKHVA; from the coding sequence ATGGGCCCATCCCGGGCTCGGCTCTTCCCTGGATCTTTTCAGGAGTCACTCCAAAGGTCGGGGAAGGATATTCGTAGGATTAAATTAGAAGGGGCTGTGGCAGGTAGTCCCGGGGGCCTTTTCCAGGGTGGTGCCTACCGCTGTGCTCGATGTGGGAGGCACTTCCCTGTATGGGCAGCCTTGCGGCATCATACTCGTCGCCGCCATGGCCGCCCTCCTCTGCCCTGCCCTGAGTGTGGGCGCCGATTTCACCATGCTCCTTTCTTGGCCTTACATCAACTGGCCCATTCAGCTGCCACAGCTGTATCTCCTGACACAAGCTTCTTTTGCCAAGTCTGTGGGCAGAGTTTCAAGAGTTGGGCAGCCCTTGCAATGCATGGCCAGGCTCATGCCTCATCTGCCCGAGCAGTTGCTTGCCCCAAGTGTGAGAAGCGCTTCAGCCGAGCCTCCCAGCTGCGGGCACATCTCAGAAAGAATCACCCACCTGCCCCACCACCTCGACGTTTCATCTGCAGTGGCTGTGGCCAGAGTTTTGCACAGTGGGCTGAGCTGGTTGCCCACAAGCAGATCCATGTGGCTGAAGCACAGGCATCAGAAAAAGCTCTTGCACCTCGGCCCCGGGGCCGCCCAGCACTTACAGCTGCCCAGCCGGGTGGTGATGCTGCTGACCGACCCTTCCAGTGTGCATGGTGTGGCAAATGTTTCCGTCACAAGCCCAACCTGATTGCTCACCGCCGAGTGCATACAGGTGAGCGACCCCACCAGTGTCCTGAGTGTGGGAAACGTTTCACTAATAAGCCCTACCTGACCTCTCACCGGCGTAtccatactggtgagaagccttatCCATGCACTGAATGTGGGCGTCGTTTCCGTCACAAACCCAATCTTTTATCTCATGGCAAGATTCACCGGCGCCCTCAGGGTTCTATGGAGGCCACCAGTAGCCATGGGAGTTTCCAGCTTCCATCTCAGCTGTTGGAGGCTCAGCAAGACCAAGCCACAGACTTCCAACAGGACCAGGCCATAGATCCTCAGCAGGACCAGGCCATGAACCTTCAGCAAGACCAAGCCCTGGACTCCCAGCAGGATCAGGCCATGAACCCTCAGCAAGATCAGGCCCTGGACTCAGAGCAAGACCATATCTTGGATCCCCAACAGGACCAGGGAATGAACCTTCTGCAAGACCGAGAAATGGATCCTGCTGCACCCTATGGCTATGATGAGTGTGGCCGAACTTTCCGGCACCGACGGTCTCTTCGAGCTCAGCAGCAACTACATCCTGGGGAACGTCCTTTCATCTGCAGTGAATGTGGAAAGAACTTCAGTAAGAAGACCCATTTGGTGGCCCACATCCGTATCCACTCAGGTGAGCGGCCCTATGCCTGCATGGAATGTGGACGCCGCTTCTCACAAGGAAGCCACTTGGCAGCCCACCGTCGTGACCATGCCCCAGAGCGACCCTTCATTTGCCCTGACTGTGGCAAGTCCTTTAGACACAAGCCCTACCTGGCTGCCCACCGCCGTATCCACACAGGCGAGAGGCCCTATGCCTGTCCTGATTGTGGCAAGGCCTTCAGTCAGAAATCCAACCTTGTGTCTCACCGGCGCATCCACACAGGTGAACGACCTTATGCTTGCCCTGATTGTGACAGGCGGTTCAGTCAGAAATCCAACCTCATCACACACCGCAGGAGCCATAGTCGAGAGGGGCCATTCATTTGTGCCACCTGTGGTGAAAGTTTCAGTCATGAGCAAAAGCTCCTGACCCATCAGAAAAAGCATGTGGCCTGA